In the genome of Acidimicrobiia bacterium, one region contains:
- a CDS encoding ATP-dependent DNA helicase → MTEIRVDPEDWDLIVPQAEGPQLVVAGPGAGKTEFLVRRARHLIERGTPTDSVLLLSFSRRGASALRDRVTSGLDRSFTSIPASTFHSLAMRVVEAHGGAGDWPRVPTLLTGPEQVEMVARLLGSEDPRRWPSTLRPLLPSRNFAEEVADFVLRASERLMGPSEIDALGRDDWRPLPGFLARYRTALIAANRIDYGSLQVEAVRLLEDPVVATAVGGGFGHVLVDEFQDTTVAQARLLELLVASHRNITAAGDPYQSVYSFRGAELSNVADFPDRFRDARGEPARRIVLTTSFRVPAAILDAAVRLTEGAGLPGAAGPVVAAPGSGSVETHGFREQSGETEWIAAEIDRVRLRDGVPLHRIGILVRSKRRFLGEMSRVLDSHRIPHLRPDTRLGDHACVRPILDLAGTAAEPTPAGVRRLALGMLGRLGLAAARQLEHQAVAESPEAALRSAEATAPLADLVADPGWATRLPAVEGFWRAWIGLPALGEMALHDAEARRALTAFSQALGRLAERDPTVTLAGYSALLDSEDFEAEPLLASLPDDDRVVLATLHQAKGMEFDVVFIADAREGVLPDLRRRDSILGTRHLSPTLTGDDHAYRRFRVQEERRLAYTAMCRARARVVWTATTDGDPERITGGGPSRFLSLVSGLPLEEAANPPPLRHDPTTAAEVEAWLRRRVSDPSMPDVERLAALGAIAANTWWRPRHPERFAGIEAPGTDHGVLTGRHRLSPSQAESYLRCPRRYVFERHLGVGGATTVYQALGSLLHGVLETVERRAAATGREHAAATEAVACLDDQFDPSEFGGEPWAASWRRHAEAILRHLYALWPGKGPGVEFERDVELVLDGITWRGRIDRVEQRGEGLHVIDYKTGATPATKAEAGASIQLGFYTMALGPEVAGAEFWYPGHQPGDRKSVAVREFDLGTLDEVENAMRNAQVGILAEEWRPTPGSHCEGCAVRIVCPMWPEGREAFAS, encoded by the coding sequence ATGACCGAGATCAGGGTCGACCCCGAGGATTGGGACCTCATCGTCCCCCAAGCCGAGGGGCCCCAGCTGGTGGTGGCAGGGCCCGGGGCAGGCAAGACCGAGTTCCTGGTCCGCCGCGCCCGCCACCTCATCGAACGAGGCACCCCGACGGATTCGGTGCTCTTGCTCTCCTTCTCGAGGCGTGGTGCGTCGGCTCTTCGGGACCGCGTGACCTCCGGTCTCGATCGCTCCTTCACCTCGATCCCGGCCTCCACATTCCACTCGCTGGCGATGCGGGTCGTCGAGGCTCATGGAGGTGCCGGCGACTGGCCTCGGGTGCCGACCCTGCTCACCGGTCCCGAGCAGGTGGAGATGGTGGCGCGCCTGCTCGGGTCCGAAGATCCCAGACGGTGGCCCAGCACGCTTCGACCGTTGCTCCCATCCCGTAACTTCGCCGAGGAGGTTGCCGACTTCGTTCTGCGCGCCTCGGAACGGCTCATGGGACCCTCCGAGATCGACGCACTCGGCCGGGACGACTGGCGCCCTCTGCCCGGCTTCCTGGCGCGCTATCGAACGGCGCTGATCGCCGCCAACCGCATCGACTACGGATCGCTGCAGGTGGAGGCGGTCCGCCTCCTGGAGGATCCCGTGGTCGCCACCGCCGTCGGTGGCGGCTTCGGCCACGTCCTGGTCGACGAGTTCCAGGACACCACCGTCGCCCAGGCCCGGCTGCTGGAACTCCTGGTCGCCTCCCACCGCAACATCACGGCCGCGGGCGATCCCTACCAGTCGGTGTACTCCTTTCGTGGCGCCGAGCTCTCCAACGTGGCCGACTTCCCCGACCGGTTTCGTGACGCAAGGGGGGAACCTGCTCGCCGAATCGTCCTCACAACCTCGTTTCGCGTTCCGGCGGCGATACTCGACGCCGCGGTACGGCTCACCGAGGGGGCGGGGCTTCCCGGGGCTGCCGGCCCGGTCGTCGCCGCACCGGGCAGTGGCTCGGTCGAGACCCATGGGTTCCGGGAGCAGTCCGGGGAGACCGAGTGGATCGCCGCCGAGATCGACCGGGTTCGCCTGCGCGACGGCGTCCCGCTGCACCGGATCGGCATCCTGGTGCGCTCGAAGCGTCGCTTCCTCGGAGAGATGTCGCGCGTGCTCGACAGCCACCGGATCCCCCACCTGCGGCCCGACACCCGCCTCGGCGACCACGCCTGTGTTCGTCCGATCCTCGACCTCGCCGGCACCGCCGCCGAGCCCACGCCAGCCGGTGTGCGTCGCCTCGCGCTGGGCATGCTCGGTCGGCTGGGCCTGGCGGCGGCTCGCCAGCTGGAGCACCAGGCGGTGGCCGAGTCCCCCGAGGCCGCCCTGCGCTCGGCCGAGGCGACCGCACCGCTCGCCGACCTCGTGGCCGACCCCGGGTGGGCGACGCGCCTGCCAGCAGTCGAGGGATTCTGGCGGGCGTGGATCGGCCTGCCGGCACTCGGGGAGATGGCGCTGCACGATGCGGAAGCCAGACGTGCCCTCACCGCCTTCTCCCAGGCGCTGGGGAGGCTGGCGGAGCGGGACCCCACCGTGACCCTGGCGGGCTACTCAGCACTGCTCGACTCCGAGGACTTCGAGGCCGAGCCTCTGCTGGCCAGCCTCCCCGACGACGACCGGGTGGTGTTGGCAACTCTGCATCAGGCGAAGGGCATGGAGTTCGACGTGGTCTTCATCGCCGATGCCCGCGAAGGTGTGCTGCCCGACCTGAGAAGACGCGACTCCATTCTCGGTACCCGTCACCTCTCACCGACCCTCACGGGCGACGACCACGCCTACCGTCGCTTTCGCGTCCAGGAGGAGCGCCGGCTGGCCTACACGGCCATGTGCCGGGCACGGGCCCGGGTGGTGTGGACGGCCACCACCGATGGCGACCCGGAGCGCATCACCGGCGGCGGACCAAGCCGGTTCTTGAGCCTGGTGTCGGGGCTGCCCCTGGAGGAGGCGGCAAACCCACCCCCCCTGCGACACGACCCCACCACAGCGGCCGAGGTCGAGGCCTGGCTCCGCCGCCGCGTCTCGGACCCGTCCATGCCCGATGTCGAGCGACTGGCAGCCCTGGGGGCGATCGCCGCCAACACCTGGTGGCGGCCGCGGCATCCCGAACGGTTCGCCGGCATCGAGGCCCCGGGGACCGACCACGGTGTCCTCACCGGCAGACACCGGCTCTCACCCAGCCAGGCCGAGTCGTACCTGAGATGCCCTCGCCGCTACGTGTTCGAACGGCATCTCGGAGTGGGGGGCGCAACCACCGTCTACCAGGCACTGGGCTCGCTGCTGCACGGTGTCCTGGAGACCGTGGAACGCAGGGCCGCCGCCACCGGCAGGGAGCACGCCGCCGCCACCGAAGCCGTCGCCTGTCTCGACGACCAGTTCGATCCCTCCGAGTTCGGAGGAGAACCCTGGGCTGCTTCCTGGCGCCGCCACGCCGAGGCGATACTGCGCCACCTGTACGCCCTGTGGCCGGGGAAGGGTCCCGGTGTCGAGTTCGAGCGCGACGTCGAGCTCGTGCTCGACGGGATCACCTGGAGAGGCCGCATCGACCGCGTGGAGCAGCGTGGCGAAGGGCTCCACGTGATCGATTACAAGACCGGCGCCACACCTGCGACCAAAGCCGAGGCCGGCGCTTCGATCCAGCTCGGCTTCTACACGATGGCGCTCGGCCCGGAGGTCGCCGGCGCCGAGTTCTGGTACCCGGGACACCAGCCGGGCGATCGCAAGAGCGTCGCCGTCCGGGAGTTCGACCTGGGCACCCTGGACGAGGTCGAGAACGCCATGCGCAATGCTCAGGTGGGAATCCTCGCCGAAGAGTGGCGGCCGACCCCGGGAAGCCATTGTGAAGGATGCGCGGTGCGCATCGTGTGCCCCATGTGGCCCGAAGGCAGGGAGGCGTTCGCCTCATGA
- a CDS encoding Glu/Leu/Phe/Val dehydrogenase, producing the protein MVQGILDDGLREWESPLYREALKQFDHVAGLMNLDGNIAERLRVPQRSMVVTFPYRHDDYSDVDSLFGYRVQHVLTMGPTKGGIRFAPDVNLGEVAALAMFMTWKCAIVGLPFGGAKGGVRVDPMSLTRAEKQRVTRRYTAEIINFIGPDKDIPAPDMGTDEQVMAWIMDTYSQQVGHTEPAVVTGKPPALGGSIARREATGRGLVSLLPTAANRRGISTDGIRVAVQGFGNVGQYAALAAEQSGATVVAISDISGGIYNGRGIDVAEAMTWVGEHRTLEGYTGDGDRISNEDLLVSDCDVLMPCATGGVLTEENAGGVQASIVMEGANGPTTMEADRILNDRGVLIVPDVLANAGGVTVSYFEWVQDLQNYFWSESEIVGRLREILTRAFDEVISVATRHDTDLRTAALIKGIGRVADAKLARGVFP; encoded by the coding sequence ATGGTCCAGGGCATTCTCGACGACGGGCTCCGCGAGTGGGAGTCGCCGCTGTACCGCGAGGCACTCAAGCAGTTCGATCACGTTGCCGGCCTGATGAACCTGGACGGCAACATCGCCGAGCGGCTGCGGGTGCCGCAGCGGTCGATGGTGGTCACCTTCCCCTACCGCCACGACGACTACTCGGATGTGGACAGCCTCTTCGGGTATCGGGTGCAGCACGTGCTCACCATGGGCCCCACCAAGGGCGGGATTCGCTTCGCCCCCGACGTCAACCTCGGTGAGGTCGCCGCCCTGGCGATGTTCATGACCTGGAAGTGTGCCATCGTGGGCCTGCCCTTCGGCGGGGCAAAGGGTGGGGTGCGGGTGGACCCCATGAGTCTCACCCGCGCCGAAAAGCAGCGGGTGACCAGGCGCTACACCGCCGAGATCATCAACTTCATCGGTCCCGACAAGGACATCCCGGCCCCCGACATGGGCACCGACGAGCAGGTGATGGCCTGGATCATGGACACCTACAGCCAGCAGGTGGGACACACCGAGCCGGCGGTGGTGACCGGCAAGCCTCCCGCCCTCGGAGGTTCGATCGCCCGCCGCGAGGCCACCGGGCGGGGACTGGTCAGCCTGCTGCCCACGGCAGCCAACCGGCGTGGTATCTCCACCGACGGCATTCGGGTTGCGGTCCAGGGTTTCGGAAACGTCGGACAGTACGCCGCCCTGGCCGCCGAGCAGAGTGGTGCCACCGTTGTGGCCATCTCCGACATCTCGGGGGGCATCTACAACGGCCGCGGTATCGACGTGGCCGAGGCGATGACCTGGGTGGGGGAGCACCGGACGCTGGAGGGCTACACCGGGGACGGCGACCGCATCTCCAATGAGGACCTGCTGGTGAGCGACTGCGACGTCCTCATGCCGTGCGCCACCGGCGGCGTGCTCACCGAAGAGAACGCCGGTGGGGTCCAGGCGTCCATCGTCATGGAGGGAGCCAACGGGCCGACGACCATGGAGGCCGATCGCATCCTCAACGATCGAGGCGTGCTGATCGTGCCCGACGTCCTCGCCAACGCCGGTGGGGTGACCGTCTCCTACTTCGAGTGGGTGCAGGATCTGCAGAACTACTTCTGGTCGGAGTCGGAGATCGTCGGCCGGTTGCGGGAGATCCTGACCCGGGCATTCGACGAGGTCATATCGGTGGCCACCCGCCACGACACCGACCTGCGCACCGCCGCCCTGATCAAGGGGATCGGACGGGTCGCCGACGCCAAGCTTGCTCGCGGCGTCTTCCCCTGA
- a CDS encoding PD-(D/E)XK nuclease family protein, whose amino-acid sequence MGLETLSPSRAGDYKHCPQLFKFRAIDRLPEPTTPAQARGTTAHLALQRLFDRPADERTPETLYELFRQAWAELRTSEFEGLFTDLDEERDWGIESLELLANYFTVEDPTRIEPLDRELDLLEDLDGIVIRGILDRMEETDDGRLVITDYKTGKAPPEQYALPAFFALKIYALLIRRRTKRTPDAVKLIYLNGPTVYSIPVSDAALDAMDRQLRALWGAIERALDDGHFPPRVSRLCDWCSFRDRCPAFAVDGLAAAG is encoded by the coding sequence ATGGGACTCGAGACGCTCTCCCCGAGTCGGGCCGGCGATTACAAGCACTGTCCGCAACTCTTCAAGTTCCGCGCCATCGATCGTCTGCCGGAGCCGACCACACCCGCACAGGCCCGAGGGACGACCGCCCACCTCGCGTTGCAGCGGCTCTTCGACCGTCCGGCCGACGAGCGAACTCCCGAAACCCTCTACGAGCTGTTCCGCCAGGCGTGGGCCGAACTCCGTACCTCCGAGTTCGAGGGCCTGTTCACCGACCTCGACGAAGAACGCGACTGGGGGATCGAGAGCCTCGAACTGCTGGCCAACTACTTCACGGTGGAGGATCCGACCCGCATCGAGCCACTCGACCGGGAACTGGACCTCCTCGAGGATCTCGATGGCATCGTCATCCGGGGAATCCTCGACCGCATGGAGGAGACCGACGACGGCCGGTTGGTGATCACCGACTACAAGACGGGCAAGGCGCCCCCCGAGCAGTACGCCCTGCCCGCCTTCTTCGCCCTCAAGATCTATGCCCTGCTGATTCGACGACGCACCAAGCGCACCCCCGATGCCGTCAAGCTGATCTACCTGAACGGCCCCACCGTGTACTCGATCCCGGTCTCGGACGCCGCCCTGGACGCCATGGATCGCCAGCTGCGCGCCCTCTGGGGGGCCATCGAGCGGGCACTCGACGATGGCCACTTCCCGCCACGGGTGAGCAGGCTCTGTGACTGGTGCTCGTTCCGCGACCGGTGCCCGGCGTTCGCGGTCGATGGCCTGGCCGCTGCCGGTTGA
- a CDS encoding MFS transporter has translation MGSLLSGRFVLAWLLSFSSGLAFFLFVHFPRYLEDLGASTTEIGVVVASTALAAIAIRPALGRVMDRRGRRPVILAGSAVHLLALVLYPTIDSIGPWLYTVRVLHGLGEALTFASIFTYAADLVPEGRRAQGLALFGVSGMLPIAVGGILGDALLSRGDFDAVFTAAIILGAVALLLAIPLRESAAPAPDATRISFTASLTQRDLLPLWWVTLVFSFALTAYFTFLRTFVDTTGVGSVGTFFGAYAGTAITLRLVAGWVPDRLGLTRVLYPSMILFAAGLVVISSARSGGAIAFAGVLCGAGHGYGFPILYALSFGRALEGSRGSASAIFTGLFDMGALVGAPVLGAIVAWLDYPAMFRIAAVWVLGGLTWFALWERSLARRTTRLSLT, from the coding sequence ATGGGTTCCCTACTCTCGGGTCGGTTCGTCCTCGCCTGGCTTCTGAGTTTCTCCTCGGGTCTGGCCTTCTTCTTGTTCGTCCACTTCCCCCGATATCTGGAGGACCTGGGAGCGAGCACCACCGAGATCGGAGTCGTGGTCGCATCGACCGCCCTGGCGGCGATCGCCATCAGGCCAGCACTCGGCCGGGTCATGGACCGCAGGGGCCGGCGGCCTGTGATCCTCGCCGGATCGGCGGTGCATCTGCTCGCCCTGGTGCTGTACCCGACGATCGACTCGATCGGCCCGTGGCTCTACACCGTGCGGGTCCTGCACGGATTGGGTGAGGCCCTCACCTTCGCCTCGATCTTCACCTACGCCGCAGACCTCGTGCCCGAGGGACGGCGCGCCCAGGGGTTGGCACTCTTCGGAGTCTCGGGAATGCTCCCGATCGCCGTTGGTGGGATCCTGGGCGACGCCCTGCTCTCGCGCGGCGACTTCGACGCCGTGTTCACGGCGGCGATCATCCTCGGGGCGGTGGCGCTCCTCCTGGCAATCCCACTGAGGGAGTCGGCGGCGCCTGCGCCCGACGCCACCCGGATCTCGTTCACCGCCTCGCTGACCCAGCGAGACCTGCTGCCGCTGTGGTGGGTGACCCTCGTGTTCTCGTTCGCCCTCACCGCCTACTTCACCTTCCTGCGCACCTTCGTCGACACCACCGGGGTGGGGTCGGTGGGCACCTTCTTCGGCGCCTACGCCGGCACCGCCATCACGCTCCGGCTGGTCGCCGGGTGGGTACCGGACCGTCTCGGCCTCACGCGTGTCCTCTACCCGTCGATGATCCTTTTCGCCGCCGGCCTGGTGGTCATCTCGTCAGCTCGATCGGGAGGTGCAATCGCCTTCGCCGGGGTGCTCTGTGGCGCCGGTCACGGCTACGGCTTTCCCATCCTCTACGCCCTCTCTTTCGGCAGGGCGCTGGAGGGCTCACGCGGCTCGGCTTCGGCCATCTTCACGGGGCTCTTCGACATGGGAGCGCTGGTGGGCGCCCCTGTGCTGGGTGCCATCGTCGCCTGGCTCGACTACCCGGCGATGTTCCGCATCGCCGCCGTCTGGGTCCTGGGGGGCCTCACCTGGTTCGCCCTCTGGGAGCGCAGCCTGGCCCGCCGAACTACACGCCTGTCACTCACCTGA
- a CDS encoding PH domain-containing protein, which translates to MTYPRRLLTEGEEVIREFRPHWRLLIIPFAWTLLFAVAVFLTWRYPPDASAFDWAVTAVAGIAFARLGLYPVIAWWFTHYVLTNERLIRRSGILSRAGKEIPLENINDLAFSQTILERILRSGDLLIESAGEQGQQRFGDIPDPEAFQSLVYKIREERSRSLEHRGGPVGDDPISRLERLGKLLQEGLITQEEYDRKKAELLGG; encoded by the coding sequence ATGACGTACCCCCGCCGCCTGCTCACCGAAGGCGAGGAGGTGATCCGCGAGTTCCGGCCCCACTGGCGGCTGCTGATCATCCCGTTCGCCTGGACCCTGCTCTTCGCCGTGGCCGTGTTCCTCACATGGAGGTACCCGCCCGACGCCTCCGCCTTCGACTGGGCGGTGACTGCGGTGGCGGGGATCGCCTTCGCCCGGCTGGGGCTGTACCCGGTGATCGCCTGGTGGTTCACCCACTACGTGCTCACCAATGAGCGGCTGATCCGCCGCTCCGGGATCCTCTCGCGCGCCGGCAAGGAGATCCCGCTGGAGAACATCAACGACCTGGCGTTCTCGCAGACGATCCTCGAGCGCATCCTGCGCTCGGGCGACCTGCTCATCGAGTCGGCGGGCGAGCAGGGGCAGCAGCGTTTCGGCGACATCCCCGACCCCGAGGCCTTCCAGAGTCTCGTGTACAAGATCCGCGAGGAGCGCTCACGCAGCCTGGAGCATCGTGGAGGCCCGGTGGGGGACGACCCCATCTCCCGGTTGGAGCGGCTCGGCAAGTTGCTCCAGGAGGGTCTCATCACCCAGGAGGAGTACGACCGCAAGAAGGCGGAGCTGCTCGGCGGCTAG
- a CDS encoding long-chain fatty acid--CoA ligase yields the protein MPHMMDDFPLLLSTLYDHAMTVHGGRTIVSVEHDRSIVRTTYTATDDRVRRLATAIAGLGVGPGDAIGTFAWNNRRHHELYWATANTGRVCHTLNIRLFPDQLAYIVNHAGDRLLFVDPDLVPLVERLAPSLTTVERFVVMGDAVGDTTLPDAIAYEDLISDTEPWKEWPVLDERSPMMLCYTSGTTGNPKGVAYTQRSTYLHTISNLAMNPLEPTDVMLPVVPMFHAAAWGYPFMAVTAGAGLVYPGPDLSPAGLVGLFQSERVTFAAGVPTVWAGVQQHLLEHPEADVSSIRTFLCGGSAVPRAMIEWFLENRGILVRQGWGMTETNPVATVGTLLPEHQGLGLAERLDRLETAGIPVPGLQVKIVDEEGTPLPRDGEAFGELLIRGPWIAAEYFRDARQEAFVDGWMRTGDVCKITPEGYVVITDRAKDVIKSGGEWISSLDLERELMAHPAVAEAAVVGVKHVKWQERPLALVVLRPGMAVTEDELREHLSGRVADWWLPDVIEFAAELPKTGTGKFDKKVVRERYSSLLLDG from the coding sequence ATGCCCCACATGATGGATGACTTCCCCCTGCTCCTGTCCACGCTCTACGACCACGCCATGACCGTCCACGGGGGGCGGACCATCGTCTCCGTGGAGCACGACCGATCCATCGTGCGGACCACCTACACCGCCACCGACGATCGGGTGCGCCGGCTGGCGACGGCCATCGCCGGGCTGGGCGTCGGGCCGGGTGATGCCATCGGAACCTTTGCCTGGAACAACCGGCGCCACCATGAGCTGTACTGGGCCACCGCCAACACCGGACGGGTGTGTCACACGCTCAACATCCGGCTGTTTCCCGACCAACTGGCGTACATCGTCAACCACGCCGGGGATCGCCTGCTGTTCGTCGACCCCGACCTGGTGCCGCTTGTGGAGCGCCTCGCCCCTTCGCTCACGACAGTGGAGCGGTTCGTGGTGATGGGGGACGCCGTCGGGGATACCACCCTTCCCGACGCCATCGCCTACGAGGACCTGATCTCCGACACCGAACCGTGGAAAGAGTGGCCCGTCCTGGACGAGCGGTCGCCGATGATGCTCTGTTACACGTCGGGCACCACCGGGAACCCCAAGGGGGTCGCCTACACCCAGCGCTCCACCTACCTGCACACCATCTCCAACCTGGCGATGAACCCACTGGAGCCGACCGACGTGATGCTTCCCGTGGTGCCCATGTTCCACGCCGCCGCCTGGGGTTACCCGTTCATGGCGGTCACCGCAGGCGCCGGATTGGTGTATCCGGGGCCCGACCTGAGTCCGGCCGGGCTTGTGGGTTTGTTCCAGAGCGAGCGGGTCACCTTCGCCGCCGGGGTGCCCACGGTGTGGGCCGGGGTGCAGCAACACCTGCTGGAGCATCCCGAGGCCGACGTCTCCAGCATCCGCACCTTCCTGTGTGGGGGCTCGGCGGTGCCGCGGGCGATGATCGAGTGGTTCCTGGAGAACCGGGGAATCCTGGTGCGACAGGGGTGGGGGATGACCGAGACCAACCCGGTGGCCACCGTGGGCACCCTGCTTCCCGAGCACCAGGGCCTGGGCCTGGCCGAGCGCCTGGATCGGCTGGAGACCGCCGGGATTCCGGTTCCCGGACTTCAGGTGAAGATCGTCGACGAGGAGGGAACGCCACTTCCCCGCGACGGCGAGGCGTTCGGTGAGTTGCTGATCCGGGGCCCGTGGATCGCCGCCGAGTACTTCCGTGACGCCAGGCAGGAGGCGTTCGTCGACGGCTGGATGCGCACCGGCGACGTCTGCAAGATCACCCCCGAGGGCTACGTGGTGATCACCGACCGGGCCAAGGACGTGATCAAGTCGGGCGGCGAGTGGATCTCGTCGCTCGACCTGGAGCGGGAGCTGATGGCCCATCCCGCCGTCGCCGAGGCGGCGGTGGTGGGGGTGAAACACGTCAAGTGGCAGGAGCGCCCACTGGCCCTGGTAGTGCTGCGCCCGGGCATGGCCGTCACCGAGGACGAGCTGCGGGAACACCTCTCCGGCCGGGTGGCCGACTGGTGGCTGCCCGACGTGATCGAGTTCGCCGCGGAGCTGCCCAAGACGGGCACCGGCAAGTTCGACAAGAAGGTGGTGCGGGAGAGGTACTCGTCGCTGCTGCTCGATGGGTGA
- a CDS encoding YbaK/EbsC family protein: MTAVRASGLRHRVVEFEPARSVEEAAVARGVPLHAVTKTIVVRRGDGDLLMVLVPGDRTIDWRRLRSHLGVSRLSLASAEEAHAATGYRPGTITPFGSTTLLPVIADASMDGLVSVGGGAPGMAIELEAADLVQALAAAVADVTQTATGR, encoded by the coding sequence GTGACGGCCGTCAGGGCCTCCGGCCTGCGTCATCGGGTCGTCGAGTTCGAGCCGGCGCGCAGCGTCGAGGAGGCGGCGGTGGCCCGCGGCGTGCCCCTCCACGCCGTCACCAAGACCATCGTGGTGCGCCGCGGCGACGGCGACCTGCTGATGGTGCTGGTGCCGGGGGATCGCACCATCGACTGGCGGCGGCTCCGATCCCACCTCGGGGTGAGCCGGCTCTCGCTGGCATCGGCCGAAGAGGCTCACGCCGCCACCGGATACCGGCCGGGGACGATCACGCCGTTCGGGTCGACCACCTTGCTGCCGGTCATCGCCGACGCCTCGATGGACGGTTTGGTCTCGGTGGGTGGCGGTGCACCGGGGATGGCGATCGAGCTGGAGGCCGCCGACCTCGTACAGGCTCTGGCCGCGGCCGTTGCCGATGTGACGCAGACCGCCACGGGACGGTGA
- a CDS encoding histidine kinase dimerization/phospho-acceptor domain-containing protein: MALLRRSGQERFTRSVTAAFVLAGVSGATLAAFSLATGGKVQWVILGIVGAVSGVAAAWELHVGRFFPIAHIFAFTIAILVMPGHVSPEMSLGFGTLLVGFAPIGVFLIADQRRLSWFLVTIGAAGGIHFGRCLLTNGHGTDHLITLGAQGLLFVAVTFVFLQLRSEILLRSEAQKAQDQFLASVGHELRTPLTTVVGYADLVDGTDAAGPEEMREYLAAIGQEGRRMWGIVDDLLVSTTAGYRDLAPEMSTLQIGEVVDKAVADTGYSGWTDMTVDAAVLVRAHPYYATMVMRHLLRNAAEHGGGRPALWLEVLAGDRVLLGLTDGGPPIPARIRDEIFEPYVTHGTVREPPRLGLGLPVARRLARAMGGEVLYDADHPRGPSFVFTLQAAHAAATPSKEPPIGDLGHLVEGDLQGVVLTVAADGDHVSRARLEDMGHMVLSCRGPEQNGCCSLLDSGECQLAAMADGILFELDLDVAENREVLHRYRTEFGRTTPVRVLLKPGQAERHRDLLADVDASEGTIGFDEMSDFSKRASQAGASRRRSSGPTRTSKRNARTEPD, translated from the coding sequence GTGGCCCTTCTCAGGCGCTCCGGCCAGGAGCGATTCACGCGATCCGTCACGGCGGCGTTCGTCCTCGCCGGCGTGTCCGGCGCCACCCTGGCAGCCTTCTCCCTGGCCACCGGCGGGAAGGTGCAGTGGGTGATCCTCGGGATCGTCGGCGCCGTCTCGGGGGTCGCCGCCGCCTGGGAGCTCCACGTCGGGCGCTTCTTTCCGATCGCCCACATCTTCGCCTTCACCATCGCCATCCTGGTGATGCCCGGTCATGTCTCCCCAGAGATGAGCCTCGGCTTCGGCACGCTCCTCGTCGGGTTCGCCCCCATCGGAGTGTTCCTGATCGCCGATCAGAGACGACTCTCCTGGTTCCTGGTGACCATCGGTGCCGCCGGAGGGATCCACTTTGGGCGGTGTCTCCTCACCAACGGTCACGGGACCGATCATCTGATCACGCTCGGAGCACAGGGGCTTCTGTTCGTGGCGGTGACCTTCGTGTTCCTCCAGCTTCGTTCCGAGATCCTGCTTCGCAGCGAGGCCCAGAAGGCCCAGGATCAGTTCCTGGCCAGCGTCGGCCACGAGTTGCGCACCCCACTGACCACGGTCGTCGGATACGCCGACCTGGTGGATGGAACCGACGCCGCCGGACCCGAGGAGATGCGCGAGTACCTGGCTGCGATCGGCCAGGAGGGACGCCGCATGTGGGGAATCGTCGACGACCTGCTGGTATCCACCACAGCGGGGTACCGGGATCTCGCTCCCGAGATGTCGACGCTCCAGATCGGGGAGGTCGTGGACAAGGCGGTTGCTGACACCGGGTACTCGGGATGGACGGACATGACGGTCGATGCAGCGGTCTTGGTACGGGCCCATCCCTACTACGCCACCATGGTGATGCGACACCTCCTGCGCAACGCCGCCGAGCACGGGGGCGGCCGGCCGGCTCTCTGGCTCGAGGTCTTGGCGGGCGATCGTGTCCTGCTGGGCCTCACCGACGGCGGCCCTCCGATACCGGCAAGGATTCGAGACGAGATCTTCGAGCCGTATGTCACCCACGGGACCGTCAGGGAGCCCCCCCGCCTGGGCCTCGGTCTGCCGGTGGCCCGCCGCCTGGCGCGTGCCATGGGAGGTGAAGTCCTGTACGACGCCGACCACCCCAGGGGCCCGTCGTTCGTCTTCACCCTGCAGGCGGCTCACGCCGCAGCGACGCCGTCGAAGGAGCCGCCGATCGGCGATCTGGGGCATCTGGTCGAAGGCGACCTTCAGGGTGTCGTCCTCACCGTCGCTGCCGACGGAGACCACGTCAGCCGGGCTCGCCTGGAGGACATGGGCCACATGGTCCTCTCCTGCCGGGGCCCGGAGCAGAACGGCTGCTGCAGCCTGCTCGACTCCGGCGAGTGCCAGCTGGCGGCCATGGCGGACGGGATCCTCTTCGAACTCGACCTCGACGTCGCCGAGAACCGGGAGGTCCTTCACCGATACCGCACCGAGTTCGGCAGGACGACACCGGTGAGGGTGCTGCTCAAGCCGGGACAGGCGGAGCGCCATCGAGACCTCCTCGCAGACGTCGACGCCTCCGAGGGCACCATCGGGTTCGATGAGATGTCCGACTTCTCCAAGCGTGCCTCACAGGCGGGCGCCAGCAGGCGGCGCTCGTCCGGTCCGACCCGGACCAGCAAGCGCAACGCCAGGACCGAGCCTGACTGA